The Equus caballus isolate H_3958 breed thoroughbred chromosome 4, TB-T2T, whole genome shotgun sequence genome includes the window TCCACTTCCCCATTTGGGGAGATAAGCGTTCCTATGAGGAAAGGTGTGTCAGACACAGTCTACTCATCCCAGGAGACACATATCTGAGGACAGCATggcgggtaatggattggctgaggcagctgccacccttagcacaggctggcagggtttggctggggaCCGCGGCTGCCTGGATGGCAAGGTCCAGTTGCCATGCCTATTCTGATCCATTCCCTCGTAGTCGGACAGTTGTGGTTCCTGGAGGTAGGTTGGGGACTGTCCTCTGTCATTGTTcttctctgctctggggaggagggaacgtcGTGGTAACAGGTATGTccagcttcccaggcctgaaATGGTTTTTATGATGCTTCAACTGGGAGGCCAAAAGTTCTcggcaagcctcagtttctctcccaGGATGCAaaggatgtcactgtcgatggttcctgaacagccctgccatccaacgccgagctgtgtgtgacccgtgccCGGCTCTGAGTGGTGGCTGATGCGGGCTTGCCTTTGCAAGGGGATCCTCTGGTGCTTcatccttgttgggcctcaggcagggcaggaggcgtctcaacatttttctgaaagggcTGTCATGAAAAACCTCTTCCTTTTCAGGCAGGGGCTTGAGGGGTTTGGTCCCGAGGGTGTCTCCTATTCCCCCGACCTGGCTccaagactgggaccctgacttcCCCTCCAGAGTTGCCACCCCAtggcagggctctggtgaggccccaccCCTACTCTCCTCCCGAGGCTCATTCCTGGCCACTGCTGACCCTGAAGTCAGCTCTCAacggccttgctcggcccccacgaaggtcccactctgcccttttctctctgagaggcTGAATGGGAAGGTTGGAGAAGGCGGCCAGCCCTCCTGTCCcaagagagaggcttctgagggcccactgccatcgccaggtagggtccctcccagggccttctgattttcctcacacacaggtgagggagcagggaggggatgggccaggctgggaactgatgcttttgttgtcaaagtTAAGACTTTGTCACCtggaggaggctcaagaggttttcccaTGAAGTGTGCAAAGTCAGCTTTCGAGGGGGCCCCAGAATCACAGGTGGCTGCGGGGGGAAAaggggaccgtggaagggccgagtgttgagcctcacatgctttcAGATCTGCAGGCCCCAAAgacaggaggggtaggccccagcgTGAATTCAGCCCAGACATGATAGTGTGTGCTTCGAGCATCTGAGGAGTGTGTGGatcatcttgttctttttcccAGACCTCCGTTTGTATTCTTTCCGTGATTTctgtctcgagcagcttctggACATCAGGGTTGGCAACTGAGGGGCtatcagtctctccctccctatttgtggggcctccccagaatgagGCCACTGGTCAGTGGCAGGACAGGTGCCCTTGCTGGGACTCGAAGTGTGATGACACAGGGAAGAGCAAGACCTTGATTATGTTCCACCTGGAGAGGAACTCAATGCGACAGCTCacgcggccgtggcctgagttgggaaatggccaacagGAGTGACCTGGAGCTGAGCTCGTGGCAACAGGGCCTAGTGGAGTTCTGGTCAAGGCCGATGGAGGTTCTGCTGGCAGAGTGGAGGCCAAAGGTAGAGTACGCTgggtgagaagagccagggaaagtgctggggtcatggtgagaggagcaccttcCACAGGCTTCCCGCATGGCTGGCGGACTCTAGCAGATGCTGTCTTGCATGCCTCCCCAGGGGAGTCTTGAGATGACAAGCGATGGAAGCATcccttacaagacagcctccctggggagctgcgggaaacaagatgcacaagctgtagccaggagcagagggccctgggacagcagggcaggccaggtgggggtggccccttgagacccatggccctccctggccccccCTTCAAttcaccgaattctcctgctgtccctcaccccaggcctcttgccaccccctgccccatggctcccctcccagctcagccccaagctgcctgtagccctGGGGCACATCAGAGACTCTACaaggaagaagcccaggagagaagggcaagattcctTACCTTTGCGAAAGGGACATCaggccccccacttctgccaggtccttccggccagctctgCAAGCTAGAAATTAGGGCACTGGGTCACAGCGATGAAGGCAGGGGCCTAGGGCTCTTACAGGAGGCTGAGTGCaatgtgcctttaggggagactgtttgaggtcagactctggagcccaggcaccagtgcccaaggccacgggatccTTGACGGGGgtggcaaggctgctgatgggttgaggttgGTCGTTGaccaagtgcttcaacctccaccacagcccacatgcccctgctgggcaacaccctGTTCCAGACGCCTGCTGGCCTTGGCCTTAGTTcccagcacagaatctggcaagtactcaggttttcatctccttcccaggagcctccctgagggctctgtttcctgagggacaggctctgtccctggcatcctcgagcccacggagctgggtgctcagggacaggagatggaggccagctttggggcacagggctgaatggcaggagcTTGCTTACCTTTccaagctccccttttcttcctgctcctgctgctcctccctctcggctccacttgacgctgaaatgagaggaaaaacaagaaactgtCGGGGCTGAGccccaaggctccctctcctctctctggaccagctGCAGACGCACAGCGTTTGTGAGCAAGATGACTGTCTACactgaactcctggggctctggggtgtttcttcccttttacttacttttgaagtggataattgaacacaaaatggacatttgctgtcttccttctttgaggatcgtaagaaggtccccatgtgggacTAGCATGCATCTTCTGTCACTGTTCCTCTGCTCAAGAAACGCACACATTCTCAGATGTACAGAATCTTGTGAGCTTTCTCAGGGAGGACTTTGCTTCCTGAGGCTACAGCCCGactccaggtcctgcccagaggctctcgggggctcagctctgccctcagatcaaccacgacagagaaaaggcccgcctgagacacctgccccgggAAGGTGGCTGGGGAAccagtgctcagggcctgtcttcccacagatccCACTCAGCATCCCGTCCATGGCCACTGgtcactggcctggggactttccctggagccctctaccacaccgggACTCCTGCTTGGAGAGCTTTGGATCGAAAtccttgtgcccactctcacccctgcccacccaacctggcttgtctctagaaggatgatgttctattctttcccatccctggagtccctctagttgattcagagaagtggaaatcacagtgaaaaagaagagagactcatcttctggtgggtctcggtccaggatttcttaccttcctgacgtttctcctttTGTAA containing:
- the LOC111773099 gene encoding spermatogenesis-associated protein 31E1-like, whose translation is METPILYLKSIVATWLSSSSASWVIGTILRILYGLGLFLLFFPSPKRNLPLQLTYKRRNVRKRQVEPRGRSSRSRKKRGAWKACRAGRKDLAEVGGLMSLSQSSPGRLSCKGCFHRLSSQDSPGEACKTASARVRQPCGKPVEGAPLTMTPALSLALLTQRTLPLASTLPAEPPSALTRTPLGPVATSSAPGHSCWPFPNSGHGRVSCRIEFLSRWNIIKVLLFPVSSHFESQQGHLSCH